A portion of the Sphingobacterium spiritivorum genome contains these proteins:
- a CDS encoding bestrophin family protein gives MIVRKTLSLTAIFKFAGHHLWWLVSYMVLISILYKVAGWHWISIPWLPVSLVGTALAFYIGFKNNQSYDRVWEARKIWGAIVNSSRSWGTMVNAFVCNSTDAQFTPNEISQLKKQLIYRHIAWLYTLREQLLVPTQWEHVSLRGHFGKIARKRQESGGVGLYKDYLNETQKQNYFFDDQELHIAANKATQLINLQSQQLAVLEEQSVLHMRKQLDLQKVLADFYDHQGRAERIKKFPIPRQYANLSFIFNCIFILLLPLGIVAEFSKLGDAGVWLMIPFGTIVGWIYVLMELIGDYSENPFEGLGTDIPMLSICRTIEIDMLQMLGEMDIPKPIQPINDVLM, from the coding sequence ATGATTGTAAGAAAAACGCTTAGTCTTACCGCTATTTTCAAATTCGCAGGTCATCACCTCTGGTGGCTGGTGAGTTATATGGTTCTGATATCCATTCTTTATAAAGTAGCCGGATGGCACTGGATTTCTATTCCCTGGCTGCCTGTATCATTAGTCGGTACCGCATTGGCCTTTTATATAGGCTTCAAAAACAACCAGTCTTACGACCGGGTGTGGGAAGCGCGAAAAATATGGGGTGCAATCGTCAACAGCAGCAGAAGCTGGGGAACGATGGTAAATGCTTTTGTATGCAACAGTACAGATGCACAGTTTACACCGAATGAGATCAGTCAGCTAAAAAAACAGCTTATCTATCGCCATATTGCATGGCTGTATACTCTTCGGGAGCAATTACTTGTTCCAACCCAATGGGAACATGTAAGCCTTCGGGGACATTTTGGTAAAATAGCCCGGAAACGTCAGGAAAGTGGCGGAGTTGGTTTGTACAAGGATTATCTGAACGAAACACAGAAACAAAATTATTTTTTTGATGATCAGGAACTCCATATTGCCGCAAACAAAGCAACCCAGCTTATCAACCTGCAATCGCAGCAACTGGCAGTATTGGAAGAACAGTCGGTCTTGCATATGCGTAAACAACTGGATCTGCAGAAAGTGCTTGCTGACTTTTACGATCATCAGGGAAGAGCTGAACGGATTAAAAAATTTCCGATACCCAGACAATATGCCAATCTGAGCTTTATTTTCAACTGTATTTTTATATTGCTCCTGCCCTTGGGGATCGTAGCAGAATTTTCAAAACTGGGAGATGCAGGAGTCTGGTTGATGATACCTTTCGGAACAATTGTAGGCTGGATCTATGTGCTGATGGAATTGATTGGGGACTATTCCGAAAATCCCTTTGAAGGTTTAGGTACGGATATCCCCATGCTTTCTATCTGCAGAACTATAGAAATTGATATGTTGCAGATGCTCGGAGAAATGGATATTCCAAAACCTATACAGCCCATCAATGATGTACTGATGTAA
- a CDS encoding TlpA disulfide reductase family protein, whose translation MKQLYKLLTIFLFIVCYISVYGQGTFTITGYGQKIREGDSLFLSYKENGKFIQKSTTASRHKFTFTGSVKYPTKAYISRNQNPAYAYFITESIHLFLEPGKIEINSPDTLTGAVVSGTTLNETLQQFQNQQAQLKQKKRLIKDPDQFTESEKKDTALVNYNKRELEKLYYEEADNKLEFAKMNPNSYVSLDMLYDLSRINTYIFKVEEAYNILIDSLKQTEYAAIIRERIKAKKKLVPGMKAFDFSMKDVNGNTITLSEFKGKYVLLDFWASWCGPCRDEHPSLLRIYEHYKTRNFTILSVSIDTDKQKWTEAITKDKLLWTQVSDLNGNNSEVYQKYGITSIPANFLIAPDGTVIAKDLKGDFLTQELSKIFFKEPLSHQ comes from the coding sequence ATGAAACAATTATATAAATTATTGACTATCTTCTTATTTATTGTTTGCTATATATCGGTTTACGGACAAGGAACATTTACAATTACGGGTTACGGTCAAAAAATAAGAGAAGGCGACTCCCTGTTTCTCTCGTACAAGGAAAATGGCAAATTTATACAGAAGAGTACAACTGCATCGCGTCACAAATTCACGTTTACAGGCTCTGTTAAATATCCGACAAAAGCATACATTTCCCGAAATCAAAATCCTGCTTATGCTTATTTTATCACGGAAAGCATACATTTATTTTTAGAGCCGGGGAAGATTGAAATAAATAGTCCGGATACCCTCACAGGAGCTGTAGTCAGCGGAACAACATTAAACGAAACATTACAACAATTTCAAAATCAACAAGCACAACTGAAACAAAAAAAGAGACTCATAAAGGATCCGGATCAATTTACCGAGTCAGAGAAAAAAGATACTGCATTGGTCAATTACAACAAAAGAGAACTTGAAAAATTATATTACGAAGAGGCAGATAATAAACTGGAATTTGCTAAAATGAATCCGAACTCATACGTAAGCCTTGACATGCTTTATGACTTATCGCGAATTAACACCTACATTTTTAAAGTAGAAGAAGCCTATAATATACTGATAGACAGCTTAAAACAGACAGAATATGCTGCAATAATTCGAGAACGGATTAAGGCAAAAAAGAAATTAGTACCTGGAATGAAAGCCTTTGATTTTTCCATGAAAGACGTAAATGGTAATACAATCACGTTATCAGAATTCAAGGGAAAATATGTTCTTTTAGATTTTTGGGCTTCTTGGTGCGGACCTTGCAGAGATGAGCATCCTAGTCTTCTCCGCATTTATGAACACTATAAAACTCGCAATTTTACTATTCTAAGTGTATCCATTGATACAGACAAACAAAAATGGACAGAAGCAATTACTAAAGATAAACTTCTATGGACGCAGGTATCGGATTTAAACGGAAATAATAGCGAAGTGTATCAGAAATACGGTATAACTTCCATCCCTGCAAATTTTCTGATTGCTCCTGACGGAACCGTCATTGCAAAAGATCTGAAAGGAGATTTTCTAACACAGGAACTGTCAAAGATCTTCTTTAAAGAGCCTCTTTCACATCAATAA
- a CDS encoding alpha/beta fold hydrolase, whose protein sequence is MASSSHGQQIKPTDSGYAAANGTKVYYEIYGEGRPVILLHGAYMTIDLNWGQLIPELSRTRKVIALELQGHGHTPFSDRILSRAALASDVEGILDYLKIESADVVGYSFGGSVAYQFAIQSPKRLKKLVIISSTYKSSGWMPEVTNAFKGLKPELFTNSPLQTAYEAVAPDKTKWTKFLEQMMASAREPYDLGDDNIARITSPVLLIAGDNDGLDKIELVKTYQLLGGAVCADFGELPPSQLAIVPSQGHRSLMMQTQTILSYLNSFLQ, encoded by the coding sequence ATGGCATCTTCATCACACGGACAACAAATTAAACCAACAGACAGTGGTTATGCCGCTGCCAACGGAACTAAAGTATATTATGAAATATATGGCGAGGGCAGACCTGTAATTTTGCTTCATGGCGCCTATATGACTATTGATTTGAATTGGGGTCAATTAATTCCGGAGCTTTCCAGGACAAGAAAAGTCATTGCTCTTGAATTGCAGGGACATGGTCATACCCCGTTTTCAGATAGAATTTTATCCCGTGCTGCATTAGCAAGCGATGTGGAAGGAATATTGGATTACCTTAAGATTGAAAGTGCGGATGTCGTAGGTTACAGTTTTGGGGGTTCAGTAGCTTATCAGTTTGCCATACAAAGCCCGAAACGACTTAAAAAATTAGTAATTATCTCTTCCACTTATAAAAGCAGTGGCTGGATGCCGGAAGTGACTAATGCATTTAAAGGTTTGAAACCCGAATTATTTACTAATTCGCCTTTGCAAACTGCATATGAAGCAGTAGCACCCGACAAAACAAAATGGACAAAATTTCTGGAACAGATGATGGCTTCAGCCCGAGAACCTTACGATTTGGGCGACGATAATATAGCGAGAATAACTTCTCCCGTCTTACTGATCGCGGGTGACAATGATGGACTGGATAAGATTGAATTGGTAAAAACTTATCAACTGCTGGGCGGAGCTGTCTGTGCTGATTTTGGAGAATTACCCCCATCACAATTGGCGATTGTACCTTCGCAGGGGCACAGAAGCCTGATGATGCAAACACAAACAATATTAAGCTATTTGAATAGTTTTTTACAGTAG
- a CDS encoding bestrophin family protein: MQVYNPKEWFKATFYLHKSDTVRKLLPYLLLAAVFSGGIAYLELEYLRLSDKSWIKNITIVHSLLGFALSLLLVFRTNTAYDRWWEARKQWGTLTNISRTLAYKMNAFLPEDDHINRSFFRKAIPLYAELTQSFLRSDYTTYMLDDKEHPELGNLDLKKHAPNQLAALIFKKVTNLYKSGILSGEQFIILNDELQSLTNICGACERIKNTPIPQSYSSFIKKFIVFYVFTLPVGYVFSIGYFVIAAVPFVFYVLASLELIAESIEDPFGIDSDDLPLEKLAANIKKHSHEILHP, encoded by the coding sequence ATGCAAGTGTATAATCCTAAAGAATGGTTCAAAGCCACCTTTTACCTCCACAAGTCGGACACCGTCCGCAAACTCCTGCCCTACCTGCTTTTAGCTGCTGTTTTTTCAGGAGGTATTGCTTATCTGGAACTTGAATATCTCAGGTTGTCGGATAAGAGCTGGATCAAAAATATTACGATTGTACACAGTTTATTGGGTTTTGCATTATCGTTGCTTCTCGTGTTCCGCACGAATACGGCTTACGACAGATGGTGGGAAGCCCGTAAACAATGGGGCACATTAACAAATATAAGCCGTACGCTGGCCTATAAAATGAACGCATTCCTGCCGGAAGATGACCATATAAACCGCTCATTCTTCAGAAAAGCAATCCCTCTCTACGCTGAACTGACACAATCTTTCCTGCGATCAGATTACACAACATATATGCTGGATGATAAGGAACATCCGGAACTGGGAAATCTGGACCTGAAAAAACATGCACCAAATCAACTGGCTGCATTGATTTTCAAAAAAGTAACTAATCTCTATAAATCAGGCATCCTATCAGGTGAACAATTTATTATCCTGAATGACGAACTGCAATCGCTGACGAATATCTGTGGGGCATGTGAACGGATTAAAAATACGCCTATTCCCCAATCATATAGCTCATTTATCAAGAAGTTTATCGTATTCTATGTATTTACGCTCCCTGTAGGCTATGTGTTTTCTATAGGTTATTTTGTTATTGCAGCGGTTCCTTTTGTATTCTACGTACTGGCTTCGCTGGAATTGATTGCTGAATCTATTGAAGATCCATTCGGAATTGATTCAGACGACTTGCCCCTGGAGAAGCTAGCAGCCAATATTAAGAAGCATTCACATGAAATTTTACATCCTTAA
- a CDS encoding glycoside hydrolase family 25 protein: MAKMAVKRVAPSKKVVKDDRKVYLIWSIVIPVIIVLLAVSWHYRSGIRYYIREVVSGKEQNGWKDAKYDIRNVELMSKHDDKIFGIDISQYQGDIDWVQVNTINDKFPVDFIFIRATMGESGVDSKFKTNWKRANSRAKIRGAYHYFRPNENSLKQARNFVKTVHLKAGDLPPVLDIEEMPVNQSMDSLRTGLKRWLGFVEAHYGIKPILYSGDKFFTDFLEKEFSDHVIWIANYNFWIDDLKDHWDFWQFSEKGSVRGIKGNVDLNIYNGDIENLEALAIPYRN, translated from the coding sequence ATGGCGAAAATGGCTGTGAAGAGGGTAGCACCATCCAAAAAGGTGGTAAAGGATGACAGAAAAGTATATCTTATATGGAGTATCGTCATTCCTGTTATCATTGTGTTGCTTGCTGTAAGTTGGCATTATCGTTCAGGAATCCGTTATTATATCAGGGAAGTTGTTTCTGGTAAGGAGCAGAATGGATGGAAAGATGCGAAATACGACATTCGTAATGTCGAACTCATGAGTAAGCATGATGATAAGATATTTGGGATAGATATCAGTCAATATCAGGGTGATATAGATTGGGTACAAGTCAATACAATCAATGACAAATTTCCAGTAGATTTTATTTTTATCCGGGCGACTATGGGAGAATCCGGGGTGGATTCTAAATTTAAAACAAACTGGAAAAGAGCAAATTCCAGAGCCAAGATCAGAGGAGCTTATCATTATTTCAGACCAAATGAAAATTCATTAAAACAAGCCCGGAATTTTGTGAAGACAGTTCACCTGAAAGCAGGAGATCTGCCGCCGGTGCTGGATATTGAGGAGATGCCTGTCAATCAGTCTATGGACAGTCTGCGTACAGGATTGAAGCGCTGGCTTGGATTTGTAGAAGCTCATTACGGAATCAAGCCTATTCTGTATTCAGGAGATAAGTTTTTTACAGACTTTCTGGAGAAGGAATTTTCAGATCATGTCATCTGGATTGCAAATTATAACTTCTGGATAGATGATCTGAAGGATCACTGGGATTTTTGGCAATTTTCTGAAAAGGGATCCGTTCGGGGCATAAAAGGTAATGTAGATTTAAATATCTATAATGGCGATATCGAAAACCTGGAAGCACTGGCTATACCGTACCGCAACTGA
- a CDS encoding rhodanese-like domain-containing protein: protein MKKITLIFMFLMSVFSHSSIADAAQQDSMALSVEQFARAADQHLIIDTRKADDFLKGFVSKSINIGWEGPFDSWMTKVVANKDTKLLLVIELGQEKLIVDKLHALGYTNVIGYLKGGLESWTEAHKPVERIGSVTATQALEHMQKTEYVYIDVRTAPEYAKGHVETSLHIPLNTSDFHVDTDPQKTYLLQCQSGYRSSLAASLLYAKGIHNVLNVEGGYRAVSAVKDTEQK from the coding sequence ATGAAAAAAATAACACTCATATTCATGTTTCTGATGTCCGTATTCAGCCATAGCAGTATAGCAGATGCTGCTCAGCAGGACAGTATGGCATTATCTGTTGAGCAATTTGCGAGAGCAGCGGATCAACATCTGATCATCGATACCCGGAAGGCGGATGATTTTCTGAAGGGCTTTGTTTCTAAAAGTATTAATATTGGTTGGGAAGGGCCATTCGATAGCTGGATGACTAAAGTTGTAGCCAATAAGGATACAAAGCTTCTTCTTGTTATAGAGTTGGGACAGGAGAAACTGATTGTAGATAAACTACATGCCCTTGGATATACGAATGTCATAGGCTATCTTAAAGGAGGATTAGAATCATGGACAGAAGCGCATAAACCGGTTGAACGGATTGGCAGTGTGACCGCTACTCAGGCGCTGGAGCATATGCAGAAAACAGAGTATGTATATATAGATGTACGGACAGCTCCTGAATATGCGAAAGGCCATGTAGAAACGTCACTTCATATTCCTTTAAATACATCGGATTTTCACGTGGATACAGATCCGCAAAAAACCTATCTGCTACAATGTCAGTCCGGCTACAGAAGTAGTCTGGCGGCATCATTATTGTACGCTAAGGGTATACATAATGTTCTCAATGTAGAAGGCGGTTACAGAGCTGTTTCTGCAGTGAAAGATACGGAACAGAAATAA
- the trxA gene encoding thioredoxin, with the protein MATFNEILQKHRLALIDFSATWCGPCQQLAPILEDVKKHYGEDLSIIKIDVDKNQSLASNYKVQGVPTLILFKDGEQVWRQSGLLMKNNLVQVIDQYR; encoded by the coding sequence ATGGCAACATTTAATGAAATATTACAAAAGCACAGGCTGGCGCTGATCGATTTTTCAGCGACCTGGTGCGGTCCTTGTCAGCAATTGGCTCCTATTTTGGAAGACGTCAAAAAACATTATGGGGAAGATCTTTCCATAATCAAAATTGATGTGGATAAAAATCAGTCACTTGCCTCGAATTATAAAGTGCAGGGAGTTCCCACACTTATACTTTTTAAAGACGGAGAGCAGGTGTGGAGACAATCCGGACTACTCATGAAAAACAATCTCGTGCAAGTCATTGATCAATATCGTTAA